GAAGGTATATTTTAGTGGCTTTAATAGAAGATCCTAGAGGGGAAAAAATTGTTAGAAATTTAGTTAAGCCTGTAGAAAAAGTTTTAAAAAATTCGAAAACCTTAAATTGTTCAAAATAAACTAGCATAACATGGTAAAAAGACTGTTTCAGAAAACCTTTCATATTCGAGAAGGTGAATTTAAGATATCCATGTTCATGCAGCTGTATATCTTTCTAGTGATTACAGTGCTGCTTTTGGTTAAGCCTACAATAAATGCCTTATTTTTATCCCGTTTAGGTGCCGAAGAATTACCTAAAGCCTATCTTTTAGTGGCCTTTACCGCGGTTATAACGGCCTTTTTTTATGATAAATCTTTACAGTTTTTTAGCATAAAAAAAATCGCCATAGTCTCTTTAGTCAGTTTTAGTTTATGCTTTTTTTTACTAGCCTATATCTTATATAATAATTTAAGTAACGATTTTATTCTATATGCATATTATTTGAGTGTGGCTATTTTTGGTGTGGTGGTAACCTCTCAATTTTGGATTATCGCCAACATGATATATAACGCTAGGGAGGCTAAACGCTTGTTTGGTTTAATTGGAGCAGGAGCTATTATTGGTGGTATTGTTGGTGGGTATTTAACAACCATTTTATCTCAAACTTTTGGGAGTATTTATGTCATTCTGTTAGCTTCCATATTGTTGTTGTTTTGTATTCCTATCATCATGTGGGTATGGAACCATAGATTGCATAATACTACCGATACAGAAACAGGTAAAACTCAAAAACCGACACCAAAAAAACACCATTCTGCATTAAAACTTATTTCAAGCTCAAAACATTTAACCTATTTGGCTTTAACAGTTGGTGTATCGGTAATCATGGCTAAATTGGTCGATTATCAGTTTAGTGATTTTGCTCAAATAAAAATATCAGACCCTGATGAGTTAGCGTCGTTTTTCGGCTTTTGGTTCTCTACGTTTAATGTGTTGTCTTTGGTTATTCAACTGTTTTTAACCAACCGACTTTTAGCGTGGCTAGGGGTTACCTCTAATTTGTTGTTACTACCCTTGGGGATAGCAGCAGGTTGTTTGTTATTCTTGATCTTTCCTGAATTATGGGTACTTATCCTACTAAAAGGTATGGATGGTAGTTTTAAACAGTCTATTAATAAGGCTGCTGTCGAGCTTTCTATTATGCCAATTCCTTATGAAGACAAAAAACAAGCAAAATCGTTTATTGATGTGGTGGTTGATAGTATCGCTACGGGTATAGCAGGTTGCTTACTTATTTTTATTGTAAAGAAATTAGATTTGCATTCGCATTACATCACTGTCATTATTTTATTCTTTTTGTTTGTTTGGATCATTTTGATCTATCAACTAAAAGGAGCTTATTTCGATACCTTCAAAAAGAATATTTTAAGCGCCATAGGGAGTCATGACATAGATGGTTTGCGAAGCACTAAAAAATCGCTTCATGCGTCGGTTATAAAAATCCTAAATAAAGGTACCGATCAAGAAATCATTTCCTTGTTAGAAAGCCTAGGCGATACCATTGTCGATGTGCATAAGCCTCATATCGTGAAGCTCCTAGATCATCCTTCCAATGAAGTGAAAGCTGCAGCTATAAAAGAAATTTATTTCTTTAAACATGGCGCTGCCGCGGATAAAGTAGCTCAACTTATTGAAACTAACGATGATGCCGAGGTGGTTTATGAAGCCGTGGAATACCTTTTGTTGCATAACCATATTGATGAAGATAAGCTGTTCAAGAAATATTTGGATCATAAGAAACCATATATAGCAGATGCTGCTTTATTATGTTTGGCGGAATTAGCGATTGACAATAAGAAATTGGTTAAAAATTATAATTTGTTTGAACGTATTGATAAACGAATTATCGCCATTAAAAATCCTGATATAGAACATAGTCAAGAAGAAATTGCCGGATTTTTAGTCACCTTAGGTTATGCTCGTAACCCCAAGTTTTTTGATTTTATTACTGACTATTTAAAGTCGGATAACTATTATTTGTTGAAGCATGCTGTTAAGGGAGCTGGGGTATCACTGTATAAACCTTTTATAGGAACTCTTTTAGATTTATTGAAAATTGATGCCATTAGGCCGGCTGTAGTTACCGCATTAAAAAACTTTGGAAATGATGTGCCTAAATATATAATAGAACACGATGTATATAATTCTTTCGATATTAATATAAGAAAGCATTTTCCTAAAGCTATTGCTTCTATTAGAACACAAGACTCTTTAAAAGTTTTAATGCGATTAGCGCTTTCTAGTGATCCATTTATTAGACATGAAGCAGCTAAAACTATGGTTGATTTGCATTTTAAAGAGGGGGGTATTAAAATAGATAAAGAGCGTGTTACTCAAACGGTACTTAGTGAGTGTGGGTATTACCTAGAACATTTGGCTATTGTAAATATACTTCAGGAGTCTACTTTAGTGTCAGATCCTAATAATGCCGAATTAGAAATTAGTCTAGAACAGCTAATTGGCTTATTACGTCTGGAATTAGACTGTAGTATGAATGTGGTTTTCGAAGTGCTAGCTTTAGTACTAAGTGAAGACGATATGGAAATCGCTTATTTCGGTTTAAGAGATGAATCGGAAAGTGTTAAAGTGAATTCTATTGAATTTTTAGACAACTTACTAAGCATTGGTTTGAAGTCTGATTTAATGCCCATAATAGAGTATCATTTTATACAAGAACAAGAAATCAATGCTCTTGCTGAGGTAACAGAAGCCCTAGGAAGTGCTACAAACTGTATCAATAAGCTATTAAAGGATGGTACCATTGACGTGAAAAAGGCGGTGTTAAATTTGGTGGTTCATCTAGATGATATTAAGCCATTTAAAAACGCCTTAAAACAATTAACCCATCATAAAGATGACGTTATTTGTTCTAAGGCGTTGCAGATTTTAGAAGCCAATAAGTCTTAATCTAACTTAAGTTATAACTCAAGGCTGATAACTTGGTTTTTTATTATATTTTTCTGTTAGTATGAGCATCGAAGGTTTTAGTTTGCAATCTCTACTAATCTTGTAAAACAGGCTATGGCGAGATTAAACCTCAGGGTTTATAATCTCGTCAATTTTATTAGCTAAATTAAGGTGTTCCCAAGCCGAATTTTTATTTAAAACATTGGTCATTAAACAAACCATATACTTTTTGCCATTAGGATGTTCTACTATAATTACAGAATTCATATAGTTAAAAACATTCCCTTGGTAGTCGCCACAACTTGGGTTTTTTACACGATCACATTTATAAAAACTTCCGGATTTAAAATAAACAGCGGCATCCTTTAATCTTGGTGATTGCGCATATCTAATACGTCTATCGGTAAGGTAAATAAGGCGTTTCATTTCTAAACTACTTTCCTTGTCGTGGATGTTACCTTGTTCTAATAGGACTAAAAATTTCATTAGTCCTTTAGGTGTAGCACTGCTGCCGTCTTTGCGGCCTACATATTTTGCCGATGCGTGTGTAAACATACCTCCTAATCGCCATTCGTTTTCAGAGATCCCAATGTCTCTTAAAGGTTGGTTTATTACACGGTGAGCGCGGTTTGTGAGTGTGTCATGACGGTTTTCTTTAAAGTAGTTTAAAGCTTCTTCATCGGTAAGTTTGGGGTAGTCTTTTCCAAAATGATTCATAAGCATTACCTCTCTAAAAACTACCGTAGCCGCGCCGTTATTACTTACAGAAACCATGTGATCTAGCCATTCGTATAATGAAAATACATCACTAGCAACTACTTTACGTTTTACCTGATGGTCTTTTTCAATATCATAAACCGGAATGGTATGGTGGTCTCCAGTTCCAAAAATTCCCGAAGCCACACGTTTATCACGCATCAAAGCGGTTCTTTTATCCCATGAGTCTGGATATAATTTTTTTAATTCTGAAAAGAATGCATTTAAAACAACAAGTTTGCCCACACTTCCTGGCTGATAGCCACGGTTCTCGTTGTATGCGGCGTATTTAAGATTGCTCGGATCTGTCATGTCTAAAGCGGTAAGGGAGTAATTACCGTGAG
This genomic interval from Tamlana carrageenivorans contains the following:
- a CDS encoding Npt1/Npt2 family nucleotide transporter, whose product is MVKRLFQKTFHIREGEFKISMFMQLYIFLVITVLLLVKPTINALFLSRLGAEELPKAYLLVAFTAVITAFFYDKSLQFFSIKKIAIVSLVSFSLCFFLLAYILYNNLSNDFILYAYYLSVAIFGVVVTSQFWIIANMIYNAREAKRLFGLIGAGAIIGGIVGGYLTTILSQTFGSIYVILLASILLLFCIPIIMWVWNHRLHNTTDTETGKTQKPTPKKHHSALKLISSSKHLTYLALTVGVSVIMAKLVDYQFSDFAQIKISDPDELASFFGFWFSTFNVLSLVIQLFLTNRLLAWLGVTSNLLLLPLGIAAGCLLFLIFPELWVLILLKGMDGSFKQSINKAAVELSIMPIPYEDKKQAKSFIDVVVDSIATGIAGCLLIFIVKKLDLHSHYITVIILFFLFVWIILIYQLKGAYFDTFKKNILSAIGSHDIDGLRSTKKSLHASVIKILNKGTDQEIISLLESLGDTIVDVHKPHIVKLLDHPSNEVKAAAIKEIYFFKHGAAADKVAQLIETNDDAEVVYEAVEYLLLHNHIDEDKLFKKYLDHKKPYIADAALLCLAELAIDNKKLVKNYNLFERIDKRIIAIKNPDIEHSQEEIAGFLVTLGYARNPKFFDFITDYLKSDNYYLLKHAVKGAGVSLYKPFIGTLLDLLKIDAIRPAVVTALKNFGNDVPKYIIEHDVYNSFDINIRKHFPKAIASIRTQDSLKVLMRLALSSDPFIRHEAAKTMVDLHFKEGGIKIDKERVTQTVLSECGYYLEHLAIVNILQESTLVSDPNNAELEISLEQLIGLLRLELDCSMNVVFEVLALVLSEDDMEIAYFGLRDESESVKVNSIEFLDNLLSIGLKSDLMPIIEYHFIQEQEINALAEVTEALGSATNCINKLLKDGTIDVKKAVLNLVVHLDDIKPFKNALKQLTHHKDDVICSKALQILEANKS
- a CDS encoding serine hydrolase, with the translated sequence MQKLLFLGLGVSLGFLSLIYPIDGYESTGIARLLYVQKAVNSEKGYSRIPKGALLKLEDIKLNLVSCNGESAEDMLVEDKAFSNEIKKVIPHGNYSLTALDMTDPSNLKYAAYNENRGYQPGSVGKLVVLNAFFSELKKLYPDSWDKRTALMRDKRVASGIFGTGDHHTIPVYDIEKDHQVKRKVVASDVFSLYEWLDHMVSVSNNGAATVVFREVMLMNHFGKDYPKLTDEEALNYFKENRHDTLTNRAHRVINQPLRDIGISENEWRLGGMFTHASAKYVGRKDGSSATPKGLMKFLVLLEQGNIHDKESSLEMKRLIYLTDRRIRYAQSPRLKDAAVYFKSGSFYKCDRVKNPSCGDYQGNVFNYMNSVIIVEHPNGKKYMVCLMTNVLNKNSAWEHLNLANKIDEIINPEV